The following proteins are encoded in a genomic region of Streptomyces lunaelactis:
- a CDS encoding IS30 family transposase, with amino-acid sequence MPRYAPNRVPTAVKKRYFELLHQGYRGAAAARYVGVSTSCGSLWFIDAGSMIVPDPGPISPRFLTQDDRIAIADGLHTGQSVKRIAASIGKSFQSVYREIKRNSKPDGRYNPWWAHNQALLRRKRPKEEKIRAGEQLRTFVREKLTEKWSPQQISRHLAREHAHDTSTRACPETIYRALFAGLLGRRDAKLRTGRTRRKKQRRGVPTLNKIKNMTLIHQRPVEVNDRKSPGHWEGDLIIGRGQGSAIGTLVERTTRYVQLIHLPGGWKAPQVRNALIAQTAHIPPQMRRTLTWDQGRELTLHQDIEALTGFRIYFCDPHSPWQRGTNENMNGLLRQYFPKGTDLSVHTAQDLRAVARQLNRRPRIVLGDKTPVEAMRDCLTGPLTR; translated from the coding sequence ATGCCGAGGTACGCCCCCAACAGAGTGCCGACCGCGGTGAAGAAGAGGTACTTCGAGCTGCTACACCAGGGATACCGAGGTGCGGCTGCCGCCCGCTATGTCGGGGTGTCCACGAGCTGCGGCTCGCTGTGGTTCATCGATGCTGGAAGCATGATCGTTCCTGACCCCGGCCCGATATCGCCGCGCTTCCTCACCCAAGACGACCGCATCGCGATCGCCGACGGCCTGCACACCGGCCAGAGCGTGAAGCGGATCGCTGCCTCGATCGGGAAGAGCTTCCAGAGCGTCTACCGGGAAATCAAGCGGAACAGCAAGCCGGACGGCCGCTACAACCCCTGGTGGGCGCACAATCAGGCCCTCCTACGACGTAAGCGTCCCAAGGAAGAGAAGATCCGGGCCGGCGAGCAGCTGCGAACGTTCGTGCGCGAGAAGCTCACTGAGAAGTGGTCACCGCAGCAGATCTCGCGCCACCTGGCCCGCGAGCACGCCCACGACACATCGACGCGGGCATGCCCGGAGACGATCTACCGGGCCCTGTTCGCCGGCCTCCTCGGCCGTCGCGACGCCAAGCTCCGTACCGGCCGAACCCGACGCAAGAAGCAGCGTCGCGGCGTGCCCACCCTGAACAAGATCAAGAACATGACGCTGATCCACCAGCGCCCCGTCGAGGTCAACGACCGTAAATCTCCCGGGCATTGGGAAGGCGACCTCATCATCGGCCGCGGACAGGGCTCGGCGATCGGCACCCTGGTCGAGCGCACCACCCGCTACGTCCAACTGATCCATCTGCCCGGCGGCTGGAAGGCCCCGCAGGTCCGCAACGCGCTGATTGCCCAGACCGCACACATCCCGCCCCAGATGAGGAGAACCCTCACCTGGGACCAGGGACGCGAACTGACGCTCCACCAGGACATCGAGGCCCTCACCGGCTTCCGGATCTACTTCTGCGACCCTCACTCGCCCTGGCAGCGCGGCACCAACGAGAACATGAACGGTCTGCTGCGGCAGTACTTTCCCAAGGGCACCGACCTGTCCGTCCACACCGCACAAGATCTTCGCGCCGTCGCCCGCCAACTCAACCGCCGACCTCGCATCGTCCTCGGGGACAAGACCCCGGTCGAGGCCATGAGAGACTGCCTTACAGGCCCATTGACCAGGTGA